The DNA region GCCTTTACCCTTGACAAAAGTTTTAGACCTGGAAATTATAAAGTTGTTGCTTATACCAATTTTATGAAAAACTTTGGTTTCAATTCTTTTTTTATAAAAGATATCAAATTACTTAATTCATTAGACTCAAAAAATAGTTCAGAAAAAGATAAAGTTACACTTAAGTTCTATCCCGAAGGTGGAAATATCGTTAATGAAATTAACAATAAAGTAGCTTATCAAGCTCAAGATGCCAATGGAAATTTTGCAACTATTCAAGGAAAAATTATAGACTCAGATGGTAACTTTATAGCTACAACAAAATCTAAACATGAAGGTTTAGGTTTCTTTTATTTCAAACCGAAAAGTGGTAAATCATATTCAATTGTTTTAGATGATGGTAGTAAACATGAAATCCCCCATGGTAAACGAACCGGTTATTCTATTATGGTAAACAATATTAATTTAAGAACAATGACCGTTGACATTAGGTCATCAGTTGATTTGAAATCGAACAAAATTTATGTACTGGGCTTAATGGATAACAAAAAATATTATCAAGGTGGTTTTACTTTTGACGGTAAAGATATAATCAGTTTTGAAATACCAAAAAATAAACTTCCAAGTGGCGTAATGCAATTGGTACTATTGAATGAAGCTAAGAAAGTGATTGGAAATAGGTCTGTATATATCAATAATAATGATAACATTAACATAATAGCCGAAATTGACAAAAACTATGTTGATAATGAATTTTTAAAGTTAAAAATTAAGACAGCAGGCCATACACCTTCAGCTTCTGATATTTCTTTAGCTATTACTAAACAAAGGGATGGTAAACCAATTGATGGTAACGATAACTTAATATCACATTTTAAATTATCTTCATTTCTGAAAGATGACAGAATTACTAAATATATAAATAAAACAGATCGTGCGTCTAATTATAAATTAGATTTAATGATGCTTATTGGTGATCCGATTGATTTTAATTGGCTAGAAGGAAACTCAAATTATGACGTAAAGAAATATCAAAATGAAAAAGGAATTGATATTACTGGAACGGCTAAAGATAAAAATGGCAACCCATTTAAAGGTATTAAGGTAAAGCTATTGACTAAAAATAAAGAAAGAATCTGGAATTATGAAGCTAAAACAGATACAAATGGAATGTTTTCCATAAAAGACTTTCATGAAGTAGATTCTACTGAACTAGAGTTTAGAACGTACAATACTAAAAACAAGCAAATTTTTTCTAAAATTAGTCTAATCGAAAAAGAAGAGTTTAACTATTTAGATCAACTAACTTTTGATGAAGAATATAGTTCACCGAATGTAAAAGAAGGTAATATAAGTGATTTTGAAGACGATTTTTACGTTGACGGTGAAATCTTAGAAGGTGTAGAAATAAAAGGAAAAGCAGAAAGAAAGACTTCCAGAAAATCTTTGTATAATACAAATCCAGATGCTGTTATTGAAGGAAAAGATATAAACACAACCAATGATATTTTAACTTCATTGTCTACGGTTCCAGGAATAAGATATTTGGGTGGAGGAATTAGCATTAGAAGCGGTGGTTCCCCTTTATGGACTTTAGATGACATGCCTATTGATGGTCCAAATGATGTTAACGCAAATGATATTGACAGAATAGAGGTAATTAAAAGTATGGCTAAAACTGCTGTCTATGGCCCAGATGGTGTTAACGGTGTAATAGCTATTTATACTAAAATAGGTGTTAATTCGAAATATAGAAATGATATTGAAACATCTATCTTCAATAAATTAGGATACAGTGCAACAGAAGAATTTAATTATAAAAGTAAAAATACAATATTCTGGGGCCCACAAATTTCAACAGATGAAAACGGTTATTTAGAACTACTTCTAAAAAAAACCAGTATTAATACCAAATATATAAATGTAAATATTCAAACCATTAATAAAAATGGGGAGTTAGGATACTATAACAAGGTTTTAAAAACAGAATAAAATCGCTACTTAACTTTGATCATCTAAAAATTAATTTTTATGAAATTAAAAATAATATTCATCAATTTTAGTTTCATAATACTATATGTTTCTATATTATTTCCATCGATTATCCATTCATTTAATTACGAGCTTGAAAACAATATTATAAGAGTTAAGGATACGTTAGATCTCAATAAGATGGAGTTGAGCGAGATTAACGGAAAAATTATAGATACAGAAACAAATGAAACAATACCTTTTTGCCACATAGTTGTTAAAGAAAATAGTTACGCAACCGCTAGTAATGAAATTGGAGAGTTTAGTATAAAAGTTGAAAGTTTTCCAGCAACAATTGTTATTTCTCATTTAAGTTATGCTACTAGAGAAATTAAGGTTGAAAATACAAATTCATTAATTATTGAACTCAAACCTTTACAAAACCAATTAAACGAAGTAATAATAACTAATACTAATAGTAAAAAAGCCATTGATATTGTTAATAGTGCAATCAATAAATATGAATCTTCAAATAGCTCAGCCAACTATGGTAGATCATTGTACAGACAGAAATCAAAAAATGATGATGAGTTTTCTGAATTTGCTGAAATAATTTATGATGTAAAGTTTGATAATGACGGTATTATTGATTGGGATATTTTTGAGGGAAGGTATGCTCTAAAAAAAGAAACTATAAATAATAAAAATTTTACTTTATTATCAAAAATACTAAGAGTGTATCAACCAAATAGTGATGATCTGATTTTCCCATTAATAAGAGGGTTTGCCAAATATTACACTGTTAAAATTATCAATATAATTAATACTAAAAATGGAGAGCTAGTTACCGTAAGCTTTACACCTTTAAATAAAATAAAGACACCTATTATTGAAGCAAATGTTACCATAAATAAGGCATTAAATGATGTAATAAAGGTTGAAGGAAGTTTAAAAAATGACAAGATTAAAATTGTCACTTTAAAAGACAAAGATGCTGTTAAGAAAAATTACAAACTAAACTTTGAGATTTCCTATCGGGAGGATGATTCATTTGGGCTGGTTTTAGATTATATAAATTTAAATCATGAATTTGATTATTATAAAGAAAACAAACTCTTGACCCATCTTTATGCCACCTCAAATCTCAGTTTTTTTGAATACTATGATGAAAATCCCAAAACAAAAACAAAAAAAAGAACCCGATTTAAATATAGATCAAGTGATTGGGATAAGCTTGATGCCGTAGGGTATAATAAATCTTTTTGGGAGAATAATCCAATAGTTAAAAGAACCGAAACTGAAAATGTATTAATAGAAAATTTTGAAGATTTAAGAGCGTTTGAGTCTGTTTTTATGAATTCGGAAGATCAAATTTCAATTACTGGTTCAGATATTTCTAATGATCCTTTTATACTTAAAGTTAATGAGGATGTTACCAAACATTACAGCAGCAGTCTAACACAAAAAGTTTTTTTACATACCGATAAAAACAGCTATACAAAAGAAAACAAAATATACTACAGTGCGTATGTAACCTCAGAAAATGCCGATTCCACTTTTAATGACAAAGACGTATTGCATATAGATATTGTAAATAAAGGAAAAATCGTAGATACTAAAACAATAAAAATTAATAATGGTAGAGGCTCGGGTGTGTTTAACCTAAGTAATAGTATTAACCCAGGAAATTATAAGGTGGTTGCCTATACCAATTTTATGAAAAACTTTGATCCCAATTCTTTTTTTGTAAAAGATATTAAAATATACAATCCCGCTGAAAAAGTACAACATTTAAAAAGTGATAAAATTATATTGGACTTTTATCCGGAAGGTGGAAATTTAATTAATGGAATTAGCAATAAAGTAGCTTATAAGGCAGAAGATTCCTATGGGAACTTTTCAGCTATTGAAGGAAAAATTATTGATTCTGATGGTAATTTCATAGCTACAACAAAATCTAAATATAAAGGTTTAGGCTTTTTCTATTTAAAACCCCAAAACGGTAAATCTTATTCCATTGTTTTAGATGATAATAGTAAATATGATATTCCTAAATCTCTAAACTCTGGATATTCTTTAATGGTAAACAATATTAATCCAAGAACCATATCTGTTGATATTAGAGCCTCAGAAGACTTAAAATCTAATATTATATACATACTGGGCTTTATGGATAACAAAAAATATTACCAAGGTAGTTTTGCCTCTGGTGCTAAAGATTTAATAAATTTTGAAATACCTAAAAGCAAACTTCCAAGTGGTATAATGCAATTAGTCTTATTGGATGCATCAAAGAAGGTCATTGGAAACAGGTCTGTATATATTAATAATGATGACAACATTAATATTTCAGCCGAAATTGATAAAGTGTATGTTGATAATGAATTTATAAAGCTAAAAATAAAGGCAACTAGCAATGAAGCTCTTGCATCTGATATTTCATTATCCATAACTAAACAACAATCAAATGAGAACCTAAATGATTATAATGACGATAACTTAATATCACGGTTTAAACTTTCCTCATTCCCGAACGAATATGGACTTACTAAATTTATTAATAAAACAGATCGGCCCTCTAATTATAAATTGGATTTAATGATGTCAATTAATAATCAAAGTGATTTTAGTTGGTTAGAAGGAAATTTAAATTATCCTGTAAAGATATATCAACACGAAAAAAGAATTGATGTTTCAGGAATAGCCAAAGACAATAAAGGCAACCTTTTAACGGACACAAAAATAAAACTATTAACTAAATCAAAAGAAAGAATATGGAATTATGAAGCTAAAACCGATAAAAATGGCGTATTTGTTATAAATGATTTTGAAGAAGTAGATAGCACAAGCTTAGAATTTAGAACCTATAATCTTAAAAATCAACAAATTTATTCTAAAATTAGTTTAATTGAGAAAGAAAAATTTAACTATTTAGACAAGCTCAACTTTGATGAAAAAGGTAGATCCTCTCTAACCAATAATAATGTTATGATTAATTCTAATTCTGCCTTCAGCAAGGAAGGTGAAATCTTAGAGGATGTAGAGTTAAAGGCAAAAGTAAAGAAAGAAAATCCAAGAAAATCGTACTTGGTTACCAATCCAGATGGAATTATTGAAGGCGAAAGTATAAACAGTGGCAGTAATTTATTTAGAGAATTATCCAATATCCCTGGTGTAAAATACGTAAGTGACCACTATATAGACGGTGGTGAATCAATTAGTATTAGAAATAGCGACGAACCACCGTTATGGATATTAGACGGTATGAAAATTAGTGGCCCAGAAGCTGTGAATGTTAAAGACCTCGAAAGAGTCGAAGTAGTTGTAAGCCTTTCTAAAAGTGCTGTCTTTGGCCCAGAAGGTGTTAACGGCGTAGTTCTTTTTTATTCAAAAGAAGGTGTTGATTCTAAATTTAACAATGACATTAAAACATCAAGCTTTAATAAAGTTATATACAATTCTTCTACACCATTTGAGTATAAAAATGATGATACATTATATTGGAATCCACAAATTGCAACAGATCAAAACGGATTTAAAGAGTTACTCATTAAAAAACCAGATGCTACTATAAAATATATAAATGTAAATATTCAAGCTATCAATAAAAATGGTGAGATTGGGTATTTAAATAAGGTTTTAAAGTTGTGATAAAAAATAACTGACAACAGACCTATTCTGTAACAATTTTATCAATCTTAAACGTCCAAGCATAGTTACTTTTAGGGTTGTTTCGTAGCTTTTCAGGAATTATCACTTTAAATCCTTTATCTAGCTTTTTCCATTTCAACCTTGTTTTTGAACCTAACATCGTAATTTTTGAACCTCTTTTTGGAGAAATAGATTCCACAATAATTTCACTAGGTATTTTGCCTTCTTTTTCATCCGCTAAATAAAAGAAAAATACATTTTCATCTTTATTTTGTGTAAAACAAATATTATTTTCTTTGAATGGTGCTATGGGTTTAGTGTTATAAATTGCTGAACCATTAATTTTTATCCAATCTTCATATTCTTTCAATAAATTATAAGCTCCTTGTTGCCATTTTCCATCAGGGCCCGGTGCAATATTTAACAACAAATTACCCCCTTTTGCAACAATATCCACCAACATATGAATACCTTCTCTTCCACTTTTATAAGTAGCATCAAAGGTATGCGACCACCCACCACCTGAAATAATACAAGATTCCCACGGATAGGGTAATGTCTTCTCTGGCACTCTGTTCTCTGGTGTTAAATAGTTTTGGTTCTTACCGTGTACGGCTCTATCTACCACAATTAAACCTGGTTGCTTTCGCCTTGCTTTCACAACCAATTCATCCATTTTAATATCTTGGCTCACTGCACGGTGCTTTATAAACCCATTACCCGATTTGTTTTCAGCAAATTTAGATTTATAGTGGTTCTTTACTTCTTCATCGGATAGTTTAGCTACCCAACCTCCATCTAACCAAAGTATATCTACTTTTCCGTAATCTGTCAATAATTCTAAAATCTGATTATGGGTAAAATCAACATATTTTTGCCATTTTTCAGGATATTCCAACGGATCATAATTTACATTTCTATCTTGTGGCGGAAAATACGGATCCCAATAATTTTTATGGTTCCAATCTGGTTTGGAAAAGTATGCCCCCACCCAAAAATCCTTTGCTCTAAAAGCGTTAAAAATTTCTTTGGTAATATTAGCTCTCGGATTTGTACTAAAAGCACATTCAGGATCAGTAACTTTATAATCCGTATATTTAGAATCAAACATAGAAAACCCGTCATGGTGTTTGGTGGTAAAAACCATATATTTCATTCCGGCTTTTTTTGCGGTTTCAGCCCACTTTTCAGGATTAAATTGGGTGGGATTAAATGTCTTTTTTAAATCTTCATATTCTTCTTTGTACGCATAGTAATTTTGTGGATTTTCGCCTTTTTTACGCTGCGTCCAGCCATAATCTTCAGGACAAAGCGACCATGATTCTACTATACCCCATTGGCTGTAAGCTCCCCAGTGCATGAGCAATCCAAACTTTTTATCTTGCCATTCATCCAGTTTTTCCAGTACTAAAGGGTCGGTTTCAGGCACATAACGTTCATCCTCATAAATTGCTTGAGAAAAGCTAAAAGTTGTTGCTAATAACAGTAAGGTTAGGAATTTTATATTCATGATATATTACTTAAAGTTCAATATTTTATTTTTTTACACTTTTACTCAATGAAAATGGAGTATTTTCTTCGTTGCTAGCCCATTCTTTATTTGGGTTACCATTCATATCGAACTCTAAGTATCCCCCAGCCTGTATATCTTCAAATTTAATAAAACTATTATTCCAAGGTTTTCCATTTAGCAATGCCGAATCTATATAAACATTATCTTCATTATTGTTTTCTGCATCAATAACAAAAGTGTTTCCATTTTGAAGATGTAAAGTAGCCTTATCAAACAACGGACTCCCAATTATATATTCATCCGTTCCGGGAGCAACAGGGTAAAAACCTAAAGAACTGAAAACATACCAAACTGATGTTTGACCATTATCTTCATCTCCACAGTAACCATCTGGAGTTGCAGTATATAATGTAGTTAATACATTTCTAATTTTTTCTTGTGTTTTATAGGATTCATTGGCATAGTTGTATAAATAAATCATGTGCTGGATAGGTTGATTTCCGTGTGCATAATTACCCATATTTACAATTTGCATTTCACGGATTTCGTGGATGGTAAATCCGTAGTACGAAGCATCAAATTTTGGAGGCATTTCAAAGACTTCATCTAATTTTTCAACAAACTTTTCATTACCACCCATTAATGAAATTAATCCTTCAATATCATGAAAAACCGACCATGTATAATGTAAACTATTACCCTCTGTAAAAGCATCGCCCCATTTTAATGGATTAAAAGGGGATTGAAATTGACCATCTTTGTTTTTACCACGCATCCACTTGGTTTCAGGATCAAATAGGTGTTTATAGTTCATTGATTTTTTGTAATACTTTTCTGCAATTTCAGTTTTACCTAATTTTTCTGCCATCTTAGCAATGGTAAAGTCTGCATAAGCATACTCCAATGTTCTGGCAGCATTCTCGTTTATACCAACATCATAAGGCACATATCCCAACTCATTATAATAATCCACTCCTGCCCTACCAACTGAATTCACAGGTCGTCCTTCATTTACAGTTGCGTTTTTTAACATGGCTTCCATCAATATATCGGTATCCATATCTTTTACACCTTTAAGAAAAGCATCCGCAATAATCGGTGCTGAATTTGAGCCTATCATCACATCACGATGACCGGGACTTGCCCATTCAGGTAGCCAGCCCGATTCTTTGTAGGTATTTTCCAAACCTTTCATTATTTTACTGTTAAGCTCTGGATACATCATATTGAAAAATGGAAAAACTGCTCTAAACGTATCCCAAAAACCATTGTCGGTAAACATATAGCCAGATAAGACTTTACCATTGTACGGACTGTAATGTACTATTTCATTGGCTTCATTAAACTCATAAAATTTTCTTGGAAAAAGCAAAACCCTGTATAAGCAAGAATAAAAAGTTCTAATATTACCTATATTATCATCTTCAATTTGTATTCTGTTCAATTCGTTGTTCCAAGCTAGTTTGGCTTTTTCTTTGGTTTGCTCAAAAGTGTCTTTTCCGATCTCTCGATCGAGATTTAAATGAGCTTGTTTTGGACCAATAAAAGATGATGCCACCTTTACGTTGACCACCTCGCCTTTCTTCGTTTTAAATCCGATGATCGCCCCTACATGTTCGCCTTCGCTAGCGGTTGTATTTTCTCGCAATTTCCAGTCATCAGTCCACGTGTGATTGATTTCAAAATCTTTGTCGAATTCAGCAACGAAATAGTTGTGAAAATTATCAGGCACACCTCCATTATTATTTCTAGCGTAACCAATAATTTTTCGCTCCTTTGGCAGGATTTTGACCATGGATCCTTTATTGAAAGCATCTAAAAGTATATATGATTTTTCCGAATCGGGAAAAGTAAATTTAAAATGGGCCGCTCTTTCGGTAGGCGAAACTTCGGCAGTAACATCATAATCTGCTAAATATACTTTGTAGTGATGTGGACGAACCGTTTCTGCTTTATGTGAAAACCACGAAGCACGTTCATCCTCTTGAAATTTTAAATCACCCGTGGTAGCCATTAAAGAAAAAGCCGCATAATCATTCAACCATGGGCTGGGCTGATGAGTTTGCTTAATTCCTCTGATTTTATACTCATCATATTTATAAGTCCAGCCATCTCCCATTTTAGAAGTCATGGGCGTCCAAAAATTCATGCCCCAAGGTGTGGCAATTGCTGGGTATGTATTACCATTGGACAAACTGAATTCTGAATCCGTCCCCATTAGCGGGTTTACGTAATCGACTAAGTCAATTGAAGGTTGATTGTTTGTAACGGGATTAGTCGATTTGGTTTCTTTTTTACAGGAAACGACAAGTACCAATAGTGATACTATTAGAAGTTTTATTTTCATGTTTTAAATTTGATTTTGCTTTCTATTGTATTGATTTATACTACAAAGTTAGAAATTAAAAAAACTTAAAAGAATGGTAAGAGTTCGAAAACACCCCTAAAGTCCCCTCAAGGGGACAATTCTTCAATTTTATCTTTTTAAAAAGTTACCACACAAAAATTTCATCGACAAAAATCCATGAGTCATTTCCAGCGGCTTCGTGCCATTTTGGTAATTTTTTTGGATTTTCAACTATTACTTTAAAATATTGAGCTTCTGTATTGGGAATGTTCACCGTAAACTTTTTTCGTTTAGCTTCCCGGTCCTGATCTTCTCTAATGATTTTTAACTCTCCAACGGGTTTAAAATTTCCGTTTTTAGTATTGGATGCCAATA from Aureibaculum sp. 2308TA14-22 includes:
- a CDS encoding TonB-dependent receptor codes for the protein MILNKKIRSFNYSIIFILLLFPSITLPINNIHYSNTLDTYDNLSPNNEKTIPINGDITEIKPFEKKLSEVTPTNSSDKQAIDIVNKTINKYESTNSTALYGRALYRQRSKNDDSFSEFAEIIYDVNFDNDGIIDWDIYEGRYAQKKETINNKNFTLLSKILRVYQPNSDILIFPLIKEFEEYYTVNILNTTNTKNGELVTISFTPLNDLKTPTVQANVVINTKSFDVIKVEGTLNNDEIKIITLGDKDAHKKNYLLNFEISYKQDDSYGLVLDYINVNHEFDYYKENTLLSHLYATSTLRFFEYYNEIPNTKKSKSKLSNLNKLGIVGYNKSFWNTNPMIKRTETDNEIIENFEKLNAFKAVFINSKEQIAIVNSGISNDPFIQKINSTISDHYKNNLTQKVFLHTDKNNYSKENKIYFSAYVTSEKEDLIFNKKDVLYVDLIKSGKIVASKVLKITNGRGYGAFTLDKSFRPGNYKVVAYTNFMKNFGFNSFFIKDIKLLNSLDSKNSSEKDKVTLKFYPEGGNIVNEINNKVAYQAQDANGNFATIQGKIIDSDGNFIATTKSKHEGLGFFYFKPKSGKSYSIVLDDGSKHEIPHGKRTGYSIMVNNINLRTMTVDIRSSVDLKSNKIYVLGLMDNKKYYQGGFTFDGKDIISFEIPKNKLPSGVMQLVLLNEAKKVIGNRSVYINNNDNINIIAEIDKNYVDNEFLKLKIKTAGHTPSASDISLAITKQRDGKPIDGNDNLISHFKLSSFLKDDRITKYINKTDRASNYKLDLMMLIGDPIDFNWLEGNSNYDVKKYQNEKGIDITGTAKDKNGNPFKGIKVKLLTKNKERIWNYEAKTDTNGMFSIKDFHEVDSTELEFRTYNTKNKQIFSKISLIEKEEFNYLDQLTFDEEYSSPNVKEGNISDFEDDFYVDGEILEGVEIKGKAERKTSRKSLYNTNPDAVIEGKDINTTNDILTSLSTVPGIRYLGGGISIRSGGSPLWTLDDMPIDGPNDVNANDIDRIEVIKSMAKTAVYGPDGVNGVIAIYTKIGVNSKYRNDIETSIFNKLGYSATEEFNYKSKNTIFWGPQISTDENGYLELLLKKTSINTKYINVNIQTINKNGELGYYNKVLKTE
- a CDS encoding carboxypeptidase-like regulatory domain-containing protein, which produces MKLKIIFINFSFIILYVSILFPSIIHSFNYELENNIIRVKDTLDLNKMELSEINGKIIDTETNETIPFCHIVVKENSYATASNEIGEFSIKVESFPATIVISHLSYATREIKVENTNSLIIELKPLQNQLNEVIITNTNSKKAIDIVNSAINKYESSNSSANYGRSLYRQKSKNDDEFSEFAEIIYDVKFDNDGIIDWDIFEGRYALKKETINNKNFTLLSKILRVYQPNSDDLIFPLIRGFAKYYTVKIINIINTKNGELVTVSFTPLNKIKTPIIEANVTINKALNDVIKVEGSLKNDKIKIVTLKDKDAVKKNYKLNFEISYREDDSFGLVLDYINLNHEFDYYKENKLLTHLYATSNLSFFEYYDENPKTKTKKRTRFKYRSSDWDKLDAVGYNKSFWENNPIVKRTETENVLIENFEDLRAFESVFMNSEDQISITGSDISNDPFILKVNEDVTKHYSSSLTQKVFLHTDKNSYTKENKIYYSAYVTSENADSTFNDKDVLHIDIVNKGKIVDTKTIKINNGRGSGVFNLSNSINPGNYKVVAYTNFMKNFDPNSFFVKDIKIYNPAEKVQHLKSDKIILDFYPEGGNLINGISNKVAYKAEDSYGNFSAIEGKIIDSDGNFIATTKSKYKGLGFFYLKPQNGKSYSIVLDDNSKYDIPKSLNSGYSLMVNNINPRTISVDIRASEDLKSNIIYILGFMDNKKYYQGSFASGAKDLINFEIPKSKLPSGIMQLVLLDASKKVIGNRSVYINNDDNINISAEIDKVYVDNEFIKLKIKATSNEALASDISLSITKQQSNENLNDYNDDNLISRFKLSSFPNEYGLTKFINKTDRPSNYKLDLMMSINNQSDFSWLEGNLNYPVKIYQHEKRIDVSGIAKDNKGNLLTDTKIKLLTKSKERIWNYEAKTDKNGVFVINDFEEVDSTSLEFRTYNLKNQQIYSKISLIEKEKFNYLDKLNFDEKGRSSLTNNNVMINSNSAFSKEGEILEDVELKAKVKKENPRKSYLVTNPDGIIEGESINSGSNLFRELSNIPGVKYVSDHYIDGGESISIRNSDEPPLWILDGMKISGPEAVNVKDLERVEVVVSLSKSAVFGPEGVNGVVLFYSKEGVDSKFNNDIKTSSFNKVIYNSSTPFEYKNDDTLYWNPQIATDQNGFKELLIKKPDATIKYINVNIQAINKNGEIGYLNKVLKL
- a CDS encoding alpha-L-fucosidase, producing MNIKFLTLLLLATTFSFSQAIYEDERYVPETDPLVLEKLDEWQDKKFGLLMHWGAYSQWGIVESWSLCPEDYGWTQRKKGENPQNYYAYKEEYEDLKKTFNPTQFNPEKWAETAKKAGMKYMVFTTKHHDGFSMFDSKYTDYKVTDPECAFSTNPRANITKEIFNAFRAKDFWVGAYFSKPDWNHKNYWDPYFPPQDRNVNYDPLEYPEKWQKYVDFTHNQILELLTDYGKVDILWLDGGWVAKLSDEEVKNHYKSKFAENKSGNGFIKHRAVSQDIKMDELVVKARRKQPGLIVVDRAVHGKNQNYLTPENRVPEKTLPYPWESCIISGGGWSHTFDATYKSGREGIHMLVDIVAKGGNLLLNIAPGPDGKWQQGAYNLLKEYEDWIKINGSAIYNTKPIAPFKENNICFTQNKDENVFFFYLADEKEGKIPSEIIVESISPKRGSKITMLGSKTRLKWKKLDKGFKVIIPEKLRNNPKSNYAWTFKIDKIVTE
- a CDS encoding GH92 family glycosyl hydrolase — translated: MKIKLLIVSLLVLVVSCKKETKSTNPVTNNQPSIDLVDYVNPLMGTDSEFSLSNGNTYPAIATPWGMNFWTPMTSKMGDGWTYKYDEYKIRGIKQTHQPSPWLNDYAAFSLMATTGDLKFQEDERASWFSHKAETVRPHHYKVYLADYDVTAEVSPTERAAHFKFTFPDSEKSYILLDAFNKGSMVKILPKERKIIGYARNNNGGVPDNFHNYFVAEFDKDFEINHTWTDDWKLRENTTASEGEHVGAIIGFKTKKGEVVNVKVASSFIGPKQAHLNLDREIGKDTFEQTKEKAKLAWNNELNRIQIEDDNIGNIRTFYSCLYRVLLFPRKFYEFNEANEIVHYSPYNGKVLSGYMFTDNGFWDTFRAVFPFFNMMYPELNSKIMKGLENTYKESGWLPEWASPGHRDVMIGSNSAPIIADAFLKGVKDMDTDILMEAMLKNATVNEGRPVNSVGRAGVDYYNELGYVPYDVGINENAARTLEYAYADFTIAKMAEKLGKTEIAEKYYKKSMNYKHLFDPETKWMRGKNKDGQFQSPFNPLKWGDAFTEGNSLHYTWSVFHDIEGLISLMGGNEKFVEKLDEVFEMPPKFDASYYGFTIHEIREMQIVNMGNYAHGNQPIQHMIYLYNYANESYKTQEKIRNVLTTLYTATPDGYCGDEDNGQTSVWYVFSSLGFYPVAPGTDEYIIGSPLFDKATLHLQNGNTFVIDAENNNEDNVYIDSALLNGKPWNNSFIKFEDIQAGGYLEFDMNGNPNKEWASNEENTPFSLSKSVKK